One window of Flavobacterium ammonificans genomic DNA carries:
- a CDS encoding site-specific integrase, with amino-acid sequence MNTSVSILFYIKRAKANNLGVCPIYTRVTVNTKRFEFSTNKYINPDKWSSEGSKVKGSTEEARTINSHLDYLKSQVLEAEKKLFKKDISLNSENLKNELFGLSETKRMLVPIFQDHNNKIKELVGKEYAPGTLERYTTSLKHTIEFMQWKYNVSDIDITKIDHAFITDYEFWLRSVRNCANNTAVKYLKNFNKIIKLCLANDWLDKNPFANYKSKVKEVDRVYLTENEIQSIIEKDFKTERLSLVRDIFLFSCFTGLAYIDVKNLTKSHISFGIDGEKWIFTHRQKTESASKIPILPVTQMIIDKYENHPQCNNEDKLLPILSNQKMNAYLKEIAGVCEIEKELTFHIARHTFATTVTLTNGVPIESVSKMLGHKNLRTTQHYAKVLDRKVSEDMKILKNKFVGNIKAPKKNVI; translated from the coding sequence ATGAACACATCAGTATCAATTCTCTTCTACATCAAGAGAGCAAAAGCCAACAATTTAGGGGTTTGTCCTATCTACACTAGAGTTACTGTCAATACCAAACGTTTTGAGTTTAGCACCAACAAATATATCAATCCTGATAAATGGTCCTCAGAAGGCAGCAAAGTAAAAGGTTCCACAGAAGAAGCTAGAACAATCAATAGTCATCTTGATTACTTAAAAAGTCAAGTTTTAGAAGCTGAGAAGAAACTTTTCAAAAAAGACATCAGTTTAAATTCAGAAAATCTAAAGAATGAATTGTTTGGTCTATCAGAAACCAAGCGTATGCTTGTTCCCATCTTCCAAGACCACAACAACAAAATAAAGGAATTAGTTGGAAAAGAATACGCTCCAGGAACATTAGAACGCTACACTACTTCACTCAAGCATACTATTGAGTTTATGCAATGGAAATACAACGTTTCAGATATCGATATTACAAAGATTGATCATGCCTTTATAACCGATTACGAGTTTTGGTTGAGAAGTGTTAGAAACTGTGCTAATAACACAGCAGTTAAGTACCTTAAAAACTTCAATAAAATAATTAAGCTTTGTTTGGCCAATGACTGGCTAGATAAAAACCCATTTGCAAACTATAAGTCAAAAGTCAAAGAAGTTGATCGAGTTTATTTAACAGAAAATGAAATTCAAAGCATAATTGAAAAAGATTTCAAAACAGAAAGACTATCTCTGGTTCGCGATATCTTCCTTTTCAGTTGCTTTACTGGTTTGGCATACATTGATGTCAAAAACCTAACAAAATCCCATATAAGCTTCGGTATTGATGGCGAGAAATGGATATTCACTCACAGACAAAAAACAGAAAGTGCTTCCAAAATCCCAATCCTTCCAGTTACACAAATGATAATCGATAAATATGAAAATCATCCACAATGTAACAACGAGGATAAACTACTACCTATTCTATCAAACCAAAAAATGAACGCTTATTTAAAAGAAATAGCTGGAGTTTGTGAAATTGAAAAAGAACTTACATTTCACATTGCTAGACATACTTTTGCAACAACAGTAACACTTACTAATGGAGTTCCTATCGAAAGCGTAAGTAAAATGTTAGGTCATAAAAACTTGAGAACTACTCAACATTATGCTAAAGTGCTGGACAGAAAAGTGAGTGAAGATATGAAAATATTAAAAAATAAATTTGTGGGAAATATAAAGGCACCTAAAAAAAATGTAATATAA
- the ribB gene encoding 3,4-dihydroxy-2-butanone-4-phosphate synthase, with protein MSTTKIQLNTIEEAIEDIRQGKVIIVVDDENRENEGDFLAAAEKVTPEMINFMATHGRGLICAPLTESRCKELGLHVMVNNNTDPMETAFTVSVDLRGNGVTTGISAADRAKTILSLVNPDTKPHDLARPGHIFPLIAKQGGVLRRTGHTEAAIDFARLAGFKSAGVIVEIMNEDGSMARLPQLVKVAKKFNLKLVSIEDLVAYRVQHDSLIVKKDDFDIETRFGTFRLRAYEQTTNKQVHIALTKGTWNLGDAVLTRINSSQVNNDLLGTLTHNADHQLDKMFQTINDHGKGAVIFINQDMQSVNLLSRIAELKQLQTEGEMKAPRIIIDTKDFGIGAQILHDLDISKIRLVTNTSLSKRVGMIGYGLEIVEHVNY; from the coding sequence ATGAGCACTACCAAAATACAACTCAACACTATCGAAGAAGCCATTGAAGACATTCGTCAAGGCAAAGTAATTATCGTTGTAGATGATGAAAACCGTGAAAACGAAGGCGATTTCTTGGCTGCAGCCGAAAAAGTAACACCCGAAATGATCAATTTTATGGCAACACACGGTCGTGGATTGATTTGTGCACCTTTGACCGAAAGCCGATGCAAAGAATTAGGATTGCACGTGATGGTGAATAACAATACCGATCCAATGGAGACTGCCTTTACCGTTTCGGTGGATTTAAGAGGCAACGGAGTCACCACAGGAATTTCAGCAGCGGATAGAGCCAAAACGATTTTGTCTTTAGTCAATCCAGATACCAAACCACACGATTTAGCACGTCCAGGACATATTTTCCCGTTAATTGCGAAGCAAGGTGGTGTTTTACGAAGAACAGGTCATACCGAGGCTGCCATTGACTTTGCAAGATTAGCCGGATTTAAATCAGCGGGAGTGATTGTAGAAATCATGAACGAAGATGGTAGCATGGCGCGCCTACCCCAACTGGTAAAAGTGGCTAAAAAATTCAATTTAAAACTGGTTTCTATTGAAGATTTAGTGGCTTACCGTGTGCAACACGACAGTTTGATTGTGAAAAAAGACGACTTTGATATCGAAACCCGTTTTGGTACTTTTAGATTGCGTGCTTATGAACAAACGACTAACAAACAAGTACATATTGCTTTGACCAAAGGCACATGGAACTTGGGCGATGCCGTTTTAACGCGCATCAACTCTTCGCAAGTCAATAATGACTTATTGGGAACTTTAACCCACAATGCCGATCATCAATTGGATAAAATGTTCCAAACGATTAATGACCATGGCAAAGGCGCTGTGATTTTTATCAACCAAGACATGCAGTCTGTGAATTTATTGAGCCGTATTGCCGAATTGAAACAATTACAAACCGAAGGCGAAATGAAAGCCCCTCGTATTATTATTGATACCAAAGATTTTGGTATTGGCGCACAAATTCTACACGACTTGGATATTTCTAAAATCAGATTAGTGACTAATACCAGCTTAAGCAAGCGTGTAGGTATGATTGGCTACGGTTTAGAAATTGTTGAACACGTGAATTATTAA